The Mycoplasmopsis equigenitalium genome contains a region encoding:
- a CDS encoding lipoprotein 17-related variable surface protein, producing MNKKIFLFTLGGVSALALPTLAISCSKNPIDEVISAIKDVNAKTKTLPSEAVYTTIQDIDKATDAGLEALAKKHGVEIQVSNSDNRPKDGEKIVTLLIQKGSDSKEKKLIIKGFKTSAEVEQDQADVNAVAAEFGKLKDLQTTNNKTKLASDVTYADFKALDDDLSNDLAALLVNDVKAELTNNVEKKPEGIQVLTIKLSKGHAKPKTVELLVSGFLKDPAVIDQENVDAVADALSKLTNLITLNNTSKLPSVVNYASLTELDADLDADLAALVTNEVQVAITVLANGNDDKKGEKTITLSVSKNKAVVKSVNLVITGYSKS from the coding sequence ATGAATAAAAAAATATTTTTATTTACTTTGGGTGGCGTAAGTGCTTTAGCACTTCCTACCTTAGCAATTAGCTGTAGCAAGAATCCAATTGATGAAGTTATAAGTGCAATTAAAGATGTTAATGCAAAAACCAAAACCCTTCCCAGTGAAGCAGTTTACACTACTATTCAAGACATTGATAAAGCCACAGATGCTGGTTTAGAAGCGCTTGCAAAAAAACACGGTGTAGAAATTCAAGTTTCTAACTCGGATAATAGACCTAAAGATGGCGAAAAAATAGTTACATTACTAATTCAAAAAGGTTCTGATAGTAAAGAAAAAAAACTTATCATTAAAGGTTTTAAAACTAGTGCCGAAGTAGAACAAGACCAAGCAGATGTTAATGCTGTGGCTGCTGAGTTTGGTAAACTAAAAGACTTACAAACCACAAATAATAAAACCAAATTAGCTAGTGATGTAACTTACGCTGATTTCAAGGCGCTTGATGATGACTTAAGTAATGACTTAGCAGCATTGCTTGTAAACGATGTAAAAGCGGAATTAACAAACAATGTTGAAAAGAAACCAGAAGGAATTCAAGTGCTAACAATTAAATTATCAAAGGGTCACGCTAAACCTAAAACTGTTGAATTATTAGTTTCAGGATTCTTAAAAGATCCAGCAGTAATTGACCAAGAAAATGTTGATGCTGTTGCTGATGCATTGAGCAAACTAACTAATTTAATAACTCTCAACAATACTTCTAAATTACCTTCAGTAGTCAACTACGCTAGTCTTACAGAACTCGATGCTGATTTAGATGCTGATTTGGCCGCATTAGTAACTAATGAAGTTCAAGTTGCAATTACTGTATTAGCAAATGGAAATGATGACAAAAAAGGTGAAAAAACAATTACACTTAGTGTTTCAAAAAACAAAGCAGTGGTAAAAAGCGTTAACTTAGTAATTACTGGTTACAGTAAAAGTTAA